In Microbacterium pumilum, the following proteins share a genomic window:
- a CDS encoding LacI family DNA-binding transcriptional regulator, translating into MEETTAMRRKPTIRDVAAEAGVSRGTVSRVINGGRWVSPEAQTAVEEAIRRTGYTTNHHARSLATGRANSLAFLLTEPQHLLFADPTFALLLRGAAEALSHRSMTLVLLVAGTPTERANVAHFVSAGHVDGVLLISSHESDPLLVDLLASGIPTVCCGIPLGHEDEVSTVSVDEIESARMMTRYLRNHGHRRIAMIAGPHDTPGGRFRLVGFRDEMGEDFVADLVEEGDYSQESGAAAMARLLERTTDIDAVFAASDLMAAGAIATLRKAGLRVPEDIAVSGFDDSGLAANQEPPLTTIRQPWDRISEEMVDLLLDVIAGAPQRSVTLPTTLIVRETA; encoded by the coding sequence GTGGAGGAGACGACGGCGATGCGGCGCAAGCCCACCATTCGCGATGTCGCGGCAGAGGCCGGCGTCTCGCGAGGCACCGTGTCACGGGTCATCAACGGCGGACGATGGGTGTCACCGGAGGCTCAGACGGCCGTCGAAGAGGCGATCCGGCGCACCGGCTACACGACCAACCACCATGCACGCAGCCTCGCGACCGGGCGCGCGAACTCGCTCGCCTTTCTGCTCACCGAGCCGCAGCACCTCCTGTTCGCGGACCCCACCTTCGCCCTGCTGCTGCGCGGCGCGGCCGAAGCGCTCTCGCATCGGTCGATGACCCTCGTACTGCTCGTCGCAGGCACCCCGACCGAGCGGGCGAACGTCGCCCACTTCGTCAGTGCCGGTCACGTCGACGGCGTGCTGCTCATCTCCTCGCACGAGTCCGACCCGCTGCTGGTCGACCTGCTCGCGAGCGGCATCCCGACCGTGTGCTGCGGCATCCCACTCGGGCATGAGGATGAGGTCTCGACGGTCTCGGTCGACGAGATCGAATCGGCGAGGATGATGACGAGGTATCTGCGCAACCACGGGCATCGCCGCATCGCGATGATCGCCGGCCCGCACGACACCCCCGGCGGGCGGTTCCGGCTGGTGGGCTTCCGCGACGAGATGGGCGAGGACTTCGTCGCCGACCTCGTCGAAGAGGGCGACTACAGCCAGGAGTCCGGCGCTGCGGCCATGGCGCGCTTGCTCGAGCGGACGACCGACATCGACGCGGTCTTCGCGGCATCCGATCTGATGGCTGCCGGGGCGATCGCCACCCTGCGCAAGGCGGGCCTGCGGGTGCCCGAAGACATCGCCGTCAGCGGATTCGATGACTCCGGGCTGGCGGCCAACCAGGAGCCTCCGCTCACCACGATCCGCCAGCCCTGGGATCGCATCAGCGAGGAGATGGTCGATCTGCTCCTCGATGTCATCGCCGGTGCGCCACAACGTTCCGTGACGCTGCCCACCACGCTGATCGTGCGCGAGACCGCCTGA
- a CDS encoding beta-galactosidase produces MTSTNAWPDLRGIAYGGDYTPEQWPRETWDEDVALMREAGVNLVSVGIFSWALLETSEGVFDFTWLDELIDLLHANGISVDLGTPTASPPAWFFADHPEARVITRDGTVMGFGSRGMASHSSPEYRAAIVRIASTLAERYGQHPAVVLWHVHNEYGVPVGEDYSAQSVHAWREWLRERYGSLDDLNRAWGTAFWGQHYGDWEHVGAPAAAPSVVNPAQRLDFARFTDHQLRECFIAERDAIRAHAGQPITTNFMANQSWTTDMWAWAREVDIVSDDHYLWAADPEGEIGLAIAADLSRSVGGGKPWILMEHSTSAVNWQPRNVAKRPGEMARNSLSHLGRGADGILFFQWRASRSGAEKFHSAMVPHAGTGARVWREVVELGDTLGRLTEVKGSRVVADVAILWDFESFWAQDLEWRPSEDVGHAERVRAFYERCWRDGITVDFALPGQDLSAYRLVIAPAQYLLTTADAANLTRYVAHGGTLVVSFFSAIVDENDTVHAGGYGAPLREALGVAVEEFLPLRAGDTSTVVWNGEGADELSADVWQEHLVVDDAEVRGSFLDGPGAGMPAITRHRHGAGTGWYISTRLDAAGLAIVMKEVYADAGVAPSGLLDGVEVITRRGADADFTVAINHRAETISLPITGHNLVTGTDAPGMLDLAGGEVAVIRTSRVAEGGGR; encoded by the coding sequence ATGACCTCGACGAACGCCTGGCCCGACCTCAGGGGCATCGCCTATGGCGGCGACTACACCCCCGAGCAGTGGCCGCGGGAGACGTGGGATGAGGATGTCGCGCTGATGCGCGAAGCCGGGGTGAACCTCGTCAGCGTCGGGATCTTCTCGTGGGCGCTCCTCGAGACCAGCGAAGGCGTCTTCGACTTCACGTGGCTCGACGAGCTCATCGACCTGCTCCACGCCAACGGCATCTCGGTCGACCTCGGCACTCCGACCGCCTCGCCGCCGGCGTGGTTCTTCGCCGACCACCCCGAGGCGCGCGTGATCACGCGCGACGGCACGGTGATGGGGTTCGGTTCACGAGGCATGGCCTCGCACTCGTCGCCGGAGTACCGCGCGGCGATCGTGCGCATCGCATCGACCCTCGCCGAGCGGTATGGGCAGCATCCCGCGGTCGTTCTCTGGCATGTCCACAACGAGTACGGCGTGCCGGTCGGCGAGGACTACTCAGCGCAGTCCGTGCACGCCTGGCGCGAGTGGCTGCGGGAGCGCTACGGCAGCCTCGACGACCTCAATCGCGCGTGGGGCACGGCCTTCTGGGGCCAGCACTACGGCGACTGGGAACACGTCGGCGCGCCTGCAGCGGCCCCGTCGGTCGTCAACCCGGCCCAGCGCCTCGACTTCGCGCGCTTCACGGACCACCAGCTGCGCGAGTGCTTCATCGCCGAGCGCGATGCCATCCGCGCGCACGCCGGGCAGCCCATCACGACCAACTTCATGGCCAACCAGAGCTGGACCACCGACATGTGGGCCTGGGCGCGCGAGGTCGACATCGTCTCGGACGACCACTACCTGTGGGCCGCCGATCCCGAGGGCGAGATCGGGCTCGCGATCGCCGCCGACCTGTCTCGATCGGTGGGCGGCGGGAAGCCCTGGATCCTGATGGAGCATTCGACGTCGGCCGTCAACTGGCAGCCGCGCAACGTTGCCAAGCGCCCCGGCGAGATGGCACGCAACTCGCTGTCGCACCTCGGCCGCGGCGCCGACGGCATCCTCTTCTTCCAGTGGCGGGCATCGCGCTCCGGTGCCGAGAAGTTCCACTCCGCGATGGTCCCCCACGCCGGCACCGGCGCGCGGGTGTGGCGCGAGGTCGTCGAACTCGGCGACACGCTCGGCCGCCTGACCGAGGTCAAGGGGTCGCGCGTCGTGGCCGACGTCGCAATCCTCTGGGACTTCGAATCGTTCTGGGCGCAGGACCTCGAGTGGCGCCCGTCCGAGGACGTCGGGCATGCCGAGCGGGTGCGGGCGTTCTACGAGCGGTGCTGGCGGGATGGCATCACGGTCGACTTCGCCCTGCCCGGTCAAGACCTCTCGGCGTACCGGCTGGTGATAGCCCCGGCGCAGTACCTGCTGACGACGGCGGATGCCGCGAACCTCACGCGATACGTCGCGCACGGCGGCACCCTCGTGGTGTCGTTCTTCTCCGCCATCGTCGATGAGAACGACACCGTTCACGCGGGCGGCTACGGTGCACCCCTGCGCGAGGCACTCGGTGTGGCCGTCGAGGAGTTCCTGCCCTTGCGCGCCGGTGACACATCCACCGTCGTCTGGAACGGCGAGGGCGCCGACGAGCTGTCCGCCGACGTGTGGCAGGAGCACCTCGTCGTCGACGACGCCGAGGTGCGCGGATCCTTCCTGGACGGACCCGGCGCAGGGATGCCGGCGATCACCCGCCATCGACACGGTGCCGGGACCGGGTGGTACATCAGCACCCGGCTGGATGCCGCCGGGCTCGCGATCGTGATGAAGGAGGTCTACGCCGACGCAGGCGTCGCTCCTTCAGGGCTCCTCGACGGAGTCGAGGTGATCACGCGGCGCGGAGCGGACGCCGACTTCACCGTCGCGATCAACCATCGCGCCGAGACCATATCGTTGCCAATCACCGGTCACAACCTAGTGACGGGAACGGACGCTCCGGGCATGCTTGACCTGGCAGGTGGCGAGGTCGCCGTCATCCGGACATCACGAGTCGCCGAGGGAGGTGGTCGCTGA
- a CDS encoding sugar ABC transporter substrate-binding protein: MRKKIVFGALAFASAVVLAGCSSGSGGGTTEPSETAIDGTGQELTIWVDANRKPAVEAAAASFEEETGATVTLVEKNFEDMRADFISQVPTGDGPDITVGAHDWLGALVAAGVVNTVDLGDKASEFEQVALDAMTYDGQLYALPYSLETVALIQNTDLVGDTAPTTWDEMIQMGTDSGAERPFVINTGGQTGDAYTMYGFQTSYDAPVFVQDDTGSYTTEVGMGGEAGDAFATWLGSQGKSGTGVISTTIDYDTNNELFNTGKAAFTVQGPWAIASYPDVNLKVSAIPSAGGEAAAPFVGVQGFYISSQSENTLLANEFLVNYLGTEEAQRALYDADPRIPAWSTLATEVASDPVIAGFLESSKNGVPMPSIPEMGSVWDLWNAAQVQIIDGADPTATWNKMVDDLNASLGG, translated from the coding sequence ATGCGCAAGAAGATTGTGTTCGGCGCCCTCGCATTCGCATCGGCCGTGGTCCTAGCCGGCTGCAGCAGCGGCAGCGGCGGCGGAACGACTGAGCCGAGCGAGACCGCGATCGACGGCACCGGCCAGGAACTCACGATCTGGGTCGACGCCAACCGCAAGCCGGCCGTCGAGGCCGCGGCCGCTTCGTTCGAGGAGGAGACCGGTGCGACCGTGACTCTCGTCGAGAAGAACTTCGAGGACATGCGCGCCGACTTCATCTCGCAGGTCCCGACCGGCGACGGCCCCGACATCACGGTCGGCGCTCACGACTGGCTGGGTGCGCTCGTCGCCGCCGGCGTCGTGAACACGGTCGACCTCGGCGACAAGGCCTCCGAGTTCGAGCAGGTCGCCCTCGACGCGATGACGTACGACGGCCAGCTGTACGCGTTGCCGTACTCGCTCGAGACCGTGGCACTGATCCAGAACACCGACCTGGTCGGTGACACCGCCCCCACCACGTGGGACGAGATGATCCAGATGGGCACCGACTCGGGCGCCGAGCGTCCGTTCGTGATCAACACGGGCGGCCAGACCGGTGACGCATACACGATGTACGGCTTCCAGACGTCTTATGACGCTCCCGTCTTCGTGCAGGACGACACCGGCTCGTACACGACCGAGGTCGGCATGGGCGGCGAGGCCGGTGACGCGTTCGCCACCTGGCTCGGCTCGCAGGGCAAGAGCGGTACGGGCGTCATCTCGACGACGATCGACTACGACACCAACAACGAGCTGTTCAACACCGGCAAGGCTGCGTTCACGGTCCAGGGACCGTGGGCCATCGCGTCGTACCCCGACGTGAACCTCAAGGTCAGCGCCATCCCGTCCGCCGGTGGTGAAGCCGCAGCGCCGTTCGTGGGCGTGCAGGGCTTCTACATCAGCTCGCAGAGCGAGAACACACTGCTCGCAAACGAGTTCCTGGTGAACTACCTCGGGACCGAAGAGGCGCAGCGCGCACTCTACGACGCGGACCCCCGCATCCCCGCGTGGTCGACCCTGGCCACCGAGGTGGCCTCGGACCCGGTCATCGCCGGATTCCTCGAGTCCTCGAAGAACGGCGTCCCGATGCCGAGCATCCCTGAGATGGGGTCGGTGTGGGATCTGTGGAACGCGGCTCAGGTGCAGATCATCGACGGTGCGGACCCGACCGCTACCTGGAACAAGATGGTCGACGACCTCAACGCCAGCCTGGGCGGCTGA
- a CDS encoding ABC transporter permease subunit, with amino-acid sequence MSVQQDTQQAPPPPGEGALKPVRESHARNWRGIGWGFVVKLVVMMIVNALGIAGIISAFRVESWIILGILVVLLVAADYVYFSKRVIPLKYMVPGLIFLLTFQIFIFIYTGYIAFTNYGTGHSGTQEQAVNAALIQGERRVESSPSYPLTVVERGGGELGFAINDEGTVKVGSEVQPLTDVGEQAAGAPTDVPGWQIVDRNQLLSDQALQQQVIDLRVPVSEDPNDGAIRTRDGASGAVYQSTLVWDADAQTITDTTNGTVYHATDTGSFVADDGTALPAGWYVNVGFANFLKLFTDPPLAQALGIVAVWTFVFAILSVVLPFGLGLLFALMYNDPRIRGRKTLRTLFILPYAFPVFLSALIFRGMFNSEFGVINDLFFFGADINWLGDPWLAKISLLWVNVWLSYPYWFLVCLGAIQSIPADALEAAEIDGAGRFARFRSIILPLLLVSTAPLAIASFAVGFNNLTLVYLFNQGGPAIPGAPYALGYTDILISAIYDISGVSGGAADFGLASALAIIVFIIVGIIAAIAFRQTRRLEEF; translated from the coding sequence ATGTCGGTGCAGCAGGACACGCAGCAGGCGCCTCCGCCTCCCGGCGAGGGTGCGTTGAAACCAGTACGCGAGTCGCACGCGCGCAACTGGCGGGGCATCGGATGGGGCTTCGTCGTCAAGCTCGTGGTGATGATGATCGTGAACGCGCTCGGAATCGCCGGAATCATCTCCGCGTTCCGCGTCGAATCCTGGATCATCCTCGGCATTCTGGTCGTGCTGCTCGTCGCGGCCGACTACGTCTATTTCTCCAAGCGCGTGATACCCCTGAAGTACATGGTTCCGGGGCTCATCTTCCTTCTCACCTTCCAGATCTTCATCTTCATCTACACGGGCTACATCGCCTTCACGAACTACGGCACCGGCCATAGCGGCACGCAGGAGCAGGCTGTCAACGCAGCCCTGATCCAAGGCGAGCGCCGCGTGGAGAGCTCACCCAGCTATCCGCTCACAGTTGTGGAGCGGGGCGGCGGCGAGCTTGGCTTCGCGATCAACGACGAGGGCACCGTGAAGGTCGGTTCCGAAGTGCAGCCGCTCACAGACGTCGGCGAGCAGGCCGCGGGGGCACCCACGGATGTGCCCGGCTGGCAGATCGTCGACCGAAATCAGCTGCTGTCAGATCAGGCGCTGCAGCAGCAGGTGATCGACCTGCGCGTTCCGGTGTCAGAAGACCCCAATGACGGCGCGATCCGCACCCGTGACGGGGCGAGCGGCGCCGTCTACCAGTCGACCCTGGTGTGGGATGCCGACGCGCAGACCATCACCGATACGACGAACGGGACCGTCTACCACGCCACCGACACCGGCAGCTTCGTCGCGGATGACGGCACGGCGCTCCCAGCCGGGTGGTACGTCAACGTGGGTTTCGCCAACTTCCTGAAGCTCTTCACCGATCCGCCGCTCGCCCAGGCGCTCGGAATCGTCGCGGTGTGGACGTTCGTATTCGCGATTCTGTCGGTGGTCCTGCCCTTCGGTCTCGGGTTGCTGTTCGCCCTGATGTACAACGACCCCCGCATCCGCGGACGGAAGACTCTGCGGACGTTGTTCATCCTCCCCTACGCGTTCCCCGTCTTCCTGTCGGCGCTCATCTTCCGCGGAATGTTCAACTCCGAGTTCGGAGTAATCAACGACCTGTTCTTCTTCGGCGCAGACATCAACTGGCTGGGCGACCCCTGGCTCGCCAAGATCTCGCTGCTCTGGGTGAACGTCTGGCTCAGTTATCCGTACTGGTTCTTGGTGTGCTTGGGTGCGATCCAATCGATCCCCGCCGATGCGCTGGAAGCGGCCGAGATCGACGGTGCGGGCAGGTTCGCGCGGTTCCGCTCGATCATCCTTCCTCTGCTCCTCGTCTCGACGGCTCCCCTTGCCATCGCGTCGTTCGCCGTGGGCTTCAACAACCTGACGCTCGTGTACCTGTTCAACCAAGGTGGTCCTGCCATCCCCGGCGCGCCGTACGCGCTCGGATACACGGACATCCTGATATCCGCGATCTATGACATCTCCGGGGTATCCGGCGGCGCCGCTGACTTCGGTCTCGCGAGCGCTCTCGCCATCATCGTGTTCATCATCGTCGGCATCATCGCGGCGATCGCCTTCCGACAGACCCGTCGACTCGAGGAGTTCTGA
- a CDS encoding sugar ABC transporter permease — protein sequence MSAQTVPARSTTAPTRKDDQPSRAGARRRRWWLDIGWKYLFAVIIVFYAAFPLVYTLSAAFNPRGSLSAATGLFSEVTFANFIALGDTKFWTWMVNSLIISSITAVGSVLMGAAAAYAFSRFRFKGRRTGLSSLLIIQMFPQALAFIAIFLMLLAIGDVVPALGINTKLGLICVYFGGVLGANTFLMYGFFNTIPVEIDESAKIDGATHAQIYWRLIFPLVMPILAVIALISFIATYNDFIIARLVLTSEDNWTLAVGMYGWVSNQLQSNWGLFTAGAVIAAIPILILALSLQRFIVGGLTTGAVKG from the coding sequence ATGTCTGCACAAACGGTTCCTGCACGGTCGACGACAGCGCCCACGCGAAAGGACGACCAGCCGTCGCGCGCGGGTGCGCGACGCAGGCGCTGGTGGCTCGATATCGGCTGGAAATACCTCTTCGCTGTGATCATCGTGTTCTATGCGGCGTTCCCGCTGGTCTACACGCTTTCTGCGGCATTCAACCCGCGAGGGAGCCTCTCCGCGGCGACCGGCCTGTTCAGCGAGGTCACGTTCGCCAACTTCATCGCCCTCGGCGACACGAAGTTCTGGACGTGGATGGTCAACAGCCTCATCATCTCGTCCATCACCGCCGTCGGCTCGGTTCTGATGGGTGCCGCAGCGGCCTACGCATTCTCGCGATTCCGCTTCAAAGGCCGTCGCACCGGACTGAGCAGCCTGCTCATCATCCAGATGTTCCCGCAAGCGCTGGCGTTCATCGCCATCTTCCTGATGCTGCTCGCGATCGGCGATGTCGTGCCCGCGCTCGGCATCAATACGAAACTCGGGCTCATCTGCGTCTACTTCGGCGGAGTGCTCGGGGCGAACACGTTCCTCATGTACGGGTTCTTCAACACGATCCCGGTCGAGATCGATGAGTCGGCGAAGATCGATGGCGCGACCCACGCCCAGATCTACTGGCGGCTCATCTTCCCGCTGGTCATGCCCATCCTGGCCGTCATCGCGCTGATCTCGTTCATCGCGACGTACAACGACTTCATCATCGCCCGGCTGGTGCTCACCTCCGAGGACAACTGGACGCTCGCGGTCGGGATGTACGGTTGGGTGTCGAACCAGCTCCAGTCGAACTGGGGTCTGTTCACGGCGGGTGCGGTGATCGCCGCCATTCCCATCCTGATCCTGGCGCTGTCACTTCAGCGCTTCATCGTCGGTGGTCTGACCACCGGAGCCGTCAAGGGCTGA
- a CDS encoding glycosyl hydrolase 53 family protein, producing the protein MVSRYIGLGPVTALVVASLLTAGVTPAAAAIPADGPVEAGIVVQKVENLPADFINGVDVSSVIAEEESGVVFRDDAGNPADLFDVLADHGITDVRVRVWNDPFDADGHGYGGGTVDVARAVEIGERATNAGLRVLVDFHYSDFWADPAKQKSPKAWTDLSIADKAAAVTDFTTDALQQMKAAGVDVRMVQVGNETNNAVAGVTGWPGMAQIFSAGSAAVRAVLPDALVAVHFTNPETTGRYADLAQKLDVNDVDYDVFASSYYPYWHGTLTNLTSVLKKVSDTYGKKVMVAETSWAYTLEDGDGHGNTIDLPSEATQYPVSVQGQATAVRDVIQAVANVGTAGIGVFYWEPAWLPVGPPSELAANKVKWETDGSGWATSYAGDFDPDDAGVWYGGSSWDNQALFGHDGTPLESLNVFTYARTGATAPREVTDVEDVTLTITEGSPIELPATVTVSYNDGSQEEQAVTWSDAAEWIGGPGEYRVSGVTASGHATSATVVVTQANLLRNPGFEDADVSMWSKTGTGLTVRATDDPHSGTKSAHFYSSSAYAFSLSQTVTGLEAGTYVARAALQGDGEDAASTVVLSLSNQTGDIASSPFAMTGWRVWSTPTTGSITVPAGGSATVTFTASLPAVAWGTIDDFELVRATATGGADAADLEAAVARAGSLNRSVFSAESLAALDDAVEIAEVVLGAASPTQAHVDDALDVMNAAFDGLELVGEAPAPVVTPVALTVVDGDPIALPSAVKVTAYDGAVASQQVTWSSAVQWIAGTGTYSIPGVTASGLAAKATITVTVRNWLRNAGFEDADTSMWEVVGDGAAIKTSADAASGARAVDFWLDRGYTFTVRQELTGLPAGDYILSATTQGSDSPATDVRTLEVHTTVGAASAPLELAGWRAFRTATTAPVTVGADGKVSVSASLKLSAAAWGTIDAFTLIRGGSADVDASALEADIAAAEAADRKAYTPESVAVLVAAIERGHVVLGADAPSQGAVDGARAAITAATEGLLVRDSARKAPARGLLVHDNGWDNGLRDGTYNVRMHLWWGENATKFRLFENGVLIKTVALTYAGVAPQSAVVAITGKPNGTYVYTGELINSKGTTKVLPVTVKVTQANPSTPVLSHDNSDGDGSYTVTAKLAWGTNATSYRFFENGVQVSQGTLKAATPGPQQAVLKVSGKAKGTYEYRVDFVNAAGSTSSKVLSVKVKR; encoded by the coding sequence GTGGTATCTCGCTACATCGGATTGGGACCGGTCACAGCCCTCGTGGTCGCCTCTCTCCTCACCGCCGGAGTGACGCCGGCCGCAGCCGCGATCCCGGCCGACGGTCCCGTCGAGGCGGGCATCGTCGTCCAGAAGGTCGAGAACCTTCCCGCGGACTTCATCAACGGCGTCGACGTGTCGTCGGTGATCGCCGAGGAGGAGTCCGGCGTCGTCTTCCGCGACGACGCAGGGAACCCGGCCGACTTGTTCGACGTCCTGGCAGATCACGGCATCACCGATGTGCGCGTCCGCGTGTGGAACGACCCCTTCGATGCGGATGGCCACGGCTATGGCGGCGGAACGGTCGACGTCGCACGGGCGGTCGAAATCGGCGAACGCGCGACGAACGCCGGACTCCGCGTACTGGTCGACTTCCACTACTCCGACTTCTGGGCGGACCCTGCGAAGCAGAAGTCGCCGAAGGCCTGGACCGATCTCTCGATCGCCGACAAGGCCGCGGCCGTCACCGACTTCACGACCGACGCACTGCAGCAGATGAAAGCCGCCGGCGTCGACGTGCGCATGGTGCAGGTGGGCAACGAGACCAACAACGCGGTGGCCGGAGTGACCGGCTGGCCGGGAATGGCGCAGATCTTCTCCGCGGGATCCGCCGCGGTGCGCGCCGTCCTGCCTGACGCGCTCGTCGCGGTGCACTTCACGAACCCCGAGACGACCGGCCGATACGCCGATCTCGCGCAGAAACTCGACGTCAACGACGTGGACTACGACGTGTTCGCCTCGAGCTACTACCCCTACTGGCACGGCACGCTGACGAATCTCACGTCCGTGCTGAAGAAGGTCTCCGACACCTACGGCAAAAAGGTCATGGTCGCCGAGACATCGTGGGCGTACACGCTCGAGGACGGTGACGGCCACGGCAACACGATCGACCTCCCCTCCGAGGCTACGCAGTACCCGGTGAGCGTGCAGGGACAGGCGACCGCGGTGCGCGACGTCATCCAGGCCGTGGCGAATGTGGGCACCGCCGGCATCGGCGTCTTCTACTGGGAGCCTGCGTGGCTGCCGGTCGGCCCTCCGTCGGAACTCGCGGCGAACAAGGTGAAGTGGGAGACCGACGGCTCGGGATGGGCCACAAGCTATGCCGGGGACTTCGATCCGGACGACGCAGGTGTCTGGTATGGCGGGTCGTCCTGGGACAATCAGGCGCTGTTCGGTCACGACGGCACACCCCTCGAGTCGCTCAACGTGTTCACGTACGCCCGCACGGGTGCGACCGCGCCACGCGAGGTGACGGATGTCGAGGACGTGACCCTCACGATCACCGAGGGATCCCCGATCGAGCTTCCTGCCACCGTCACGGTGTCGTACAACGATGGTTCTCAGGAAGAGCAGGCCGTCACGTGGTCGGATGCCGCGGAGTGGATCGGAGGACCGGGCGAATACCGCGTGAGCGGCGTCACGGCGTCGGGGCACGCGACATCCGCCACCGTCGTCGTCACGCAGGCGAACCTGCTCCGCAACCCCGGGTTCGAGGACGCGGACGTGAGCATGTGGAGCAAGACCGGCACGGGGCTGACCGTGAGAGCGACGGACGATCCGCACAGCGGCACCAAGTCCGCGCACTTCTACTCGTCGAGCGCATACGCGTTCTCGCTCTCGCAGACGGTGACCGGCCTCGAGGCGGGCACGTACGTCGCGCGCGCCGCGCTGCAGGGCGACGGGGAGGATGCCGCGAGCACCGTCGTGCTCTCGCTGTCGAATCAGACCGGCGACATCGCATCGTCGCCGTTCGCGATGACGGGATGGCGGGTCTGGTCTACTCCGACAACGGGATCCATCACTGTCCCCGCGGGCGGATCGGCGACCGTGACCTTCACTGCGAGCCTGCCCGCCGTGGCGTGGGGAACCATCGACGACTTCGAGCTGGTCCGCGCCACCGCCACCGGCGGAGCCGACGCCGCCGACCTCGAAGCCGCGGTCGCACGCGCCGGTTCGCTCAATCGATCGGTGTTCAGCGCGGAGTCGCTTGCCGCGCTCGACGACGCGGTTGAGATCGCCGAGGTCGTGCTCGGCGCCGCATCGCCCACGCAGGCTCACGTCGACGACGCCCTCGACGTCATGAACGCCGCGTTCGACGGGCTCGAACTGGTCGGCGAGGCACCCGCTCCGGTCGTGACTCCCGTCGCGCTCACGGTCGTCGACGGCGACCCGATCGCCCTCCCGTCCGCCGTGAAGGTGACGGCCTACGACGGCGCGGTGGCCAGCCAGCAGGTGACGTGGTCGAGTGCAGTGCAGTGGATCGCGGGCACCGGCACGTACTCGATCCCGGGGGTCACGGCATCCGGTCTCGCGGCGAAGGCGACCATCACGGTCACCGTGCGCAACTGGCTGCGCAACGCCGGCTTCGAGGACGCCGACACGTCGATGTGGGAAGTCGTCGGCGATGGTGCGGCGATCAAGACCTCGGCGGATGCCGCATCGGGCGCGCGTGCCGTGGACTTCTGGCTCGACCGCGGGTACACGTTCACCGTCCGCCAGGAGCTCACCGGCCTGCCCGCCGGGGACTACATCCTTTCGGCGACGACGCAGGGATCGGACTCTCCGGCGACGGATGTCCGCACGCTCGAGGTGCACACCACCGTGGGCGCGGCGAGCGCGCCGCTGGAACTCGCCGGATGGCGGGCCTTCCGAACCGCCACGACCGCGCCGGTCACGGTGGGAGCGGACGGCAAGGTCTCGGTCTCGGCCTCGCTCAAGCTCAGCGCGGCCGCATGGGGCACGATCGACGCCTTCACGCTCATCCGGGGCGGCTCGGCCGACGTCGACGCCTCGGCGCTCGAAGCCGACATCGCGGCCGCCGAGGCGGCGGATCGCAAGGCATACACACCGGAATCCGTGGCCGTCCTCGTGGCGGCGATCGAACGCGGGCACGTCGTGCTCGGGGCCGACGCCCCGTCGCAGGGCGCCGTCGACGGGGCGCGCGCAGCGATCACCGCTGCGACGGAGGGTCTGCTGGTGCGCGACTCGGCACGCAAGGCACCGGCGCGCGGACTCCTGGTGCACGACAACGGCTGGGACAACGGCCTGCGCGATGGCACATACAACGTGCGGATGCACCTGTGGTGGGGCGAGAACGCGACGAAGTTCCGGCTGTTCGAGAACGGTGTCCTCATCAAGACGGTGGCCCTCACGTACGCCGGCGTCGCGCCGCAGTCGGCGGTGGTGGCGATCACGGGCAAACCGAACGGCACCTACGTGTACACCGGAGAACTCATCAACTCGAAGGGGACCACCAAGGTCCTGCCGGTGACCGTGAAAGTGACCCAGGCGAATCCGTCCACACCCGTCCTCAGTCATGACAACTCCGACGGCGACGGGAGCTACACGGTGACGGCGAAGCTCGCGTGGGGCACCAATGCCACCTCCTACCGGTTCTTCGAGAACGGCGTGCAGGTCTCCCAGGGCACCCTGAAAGCCGCGACCCCCGGTCCGCAGCAGGCGGTGCTCAAGGTCAGCGGCAAGGCCAAGGGCACGTACGAGTACCGCGTCGACTTCGTGAATGCGGCGGGGTCGACCTCGAGCAAGGTGCTGAGCGTGAAGGTCAAGAGGTAA